One Helicobacter pylori NCTC 11637 = CCUG 17874 = ATCC 43504 = JCM 12093 genomic window, CATCCAAATCATTTCTAACGCTCAAAATAAAATCTATAAACTCCATCAAGTCAAAAATGAAATCACCAACATGCCTAAAACCTTTGCATATATCAACAACGCTTTAAAAAACAATTCCAAATTAACCCCCACTGAAATCCAAGCTGAGAAATACTACCTCCAATCCAGCTTTGAAAATATTGAAAAAATAGTCATGCTTAGCGGGGGCGTTGCATCTAACCCACAATTAGTCCAAGCGTTAGAAAAAATGCAAGAACCCATTACTAACCCTTTAGAATTTGAAGAAAATTTAAAAAATTTAGAAGCGCAATTTGCTCAATCTCAAAACCGCATGCTTTCTTCTTTATCTTCTCAAATCGCTGCCATTTCAAATTCCTTAAACGCACTTGATCCCACCTCTTATTCTAAAAACATTTCAAGCATGTATGGGGTAACTTTGAGCGTGGGCTATAAGCATTTCTTCACTAAGAAAAAAAATCAAGGGTTGCGCTATTACTTGTTCTATGATTATGGTTACACCAATTTTGGTTTTGTGGGTAACGGCTTTGATGGTTTAGGCAAAATGAATAACCACCTCTATGGGCTTGGGATAGATTATCTTTATAATTTCATTGATAATGCACAAAAACATTCTAGCGTGGGTTTTTATGCGGGCTTTGCTTTAGCGGGGAGTTCGTGGGTAGGGAGTGGTTTGAGCATGTGGGTGAGCGAAACGGATTTTATCAACAATTACTTGACGGGCTATCAAGCTAAAATGCACACGAGTTTTTTCCAGATCCCTTTGAATTTTGGGGTTCGTGTGAATGTCAATAGGCATAACGGCTTTGAAATGGGCTTGAAAATCCCTTTAGCAGTCAATTCCTTTTATGAAACGCATGGTAAAGGGCTAAACACTTCCCTCTTTTTCAAACGCCTTGTGGTGTTTAATGTGAGTTATGTTTATAGTTTTTAGGGGCTTAGGGAAACAAGCACCCCTTAAATGTTATCGCAACAATTTTAAAGATTTAGTTTTTTTGTCTCAAATGATGGACACTCTCGCCCCCAAGACCATAATTATTAGAATCGACCTCATCTATAATGACCACAATAGAAGCCTTATTTTTGTTTAACACCTTAACCATCAAATCTGAAACCCCTTCAATCAATTGCTGTTTTTGCTCATTTGTTGGCCCTCCATTTTCTGGCACAAGTTTGATATTGATAAACGGCATAGTATTCCTTTAATTTGAGATGACGCATTATAACGCTTTTATCCATAAATTTGAAACGATTTTTTAAAAAAACAATGGATAAAAACCCTTTTGATCCCTTTAGAGTTAAGTTTGATATACTAACAGAATGAATACTTATAAAAACAGCTTGAACCACTTTTTAAATTTAGTGGATTGTTTAGAAAAGATCCCCAATGTGGGTAAAAAGTCTGCCTTTAAAATGGCGTATCATTTGGGTTTAGAAAACCCCTATCTGGCGCTCAAAATCACGCACGCTTTAGAGAACGCGCTAGAAAACCTTAAAACATGTTCATCTTGTAACGCGCTCAGCGAGAGTGAGGTTTGTGAGATTTGCTCTGATGAGAGCCGACAAAATTCTCAGCTTTGCATGGTTTTACACCCAAGAGATGTGTTTATTTTAGAAGATTTAAAGGATTTTTTAGGGCGCTATTATGTGTTAAATTCCATAGAAGAGGTGGATTTTAACGCCCTAGAAAAACGCCTGATTGAAGAAAACATTAAAGAAATCATTTTTGCTTTCCCTCCCACTTTGGCTAATGATTCTCTAATGCTTTATATTGAAGATAAATTACAGCATTTCCACCTCACTTTCACCAAAATCGCTCAAGGCGTGCCTACTGGAGTGAATTTTGAAAACATTGACTCCGTTTCGCTCTCAAGGGCGTTTAATTCAAGGATCAAAGCATGAATTTAAATTTTATGCCCCTATTGCATGCTTACAACCATGCGAGCATTGATTTTCATTTCAATTCTAGCGCTAGGGATTTTTGCGTGCATGAAGTGCCTTTGTATGAATTCAGTAACACAGGCGAACATGCCGTTATTCAAGTGAGGAAAAGCGGTTTAAGCACTTTAGAAATGCTTCAAATTTTTTCTCAAATTTTAGGGGTAAGAATCGCTGAATTGGGTTATGCGGGCTTGAAAGATAAAAACGCGCTGACGACTCAATTCATCTCACTCCCTAAAAAATACGCCCCTTTATTAGAAAAAAACACGAGCAACTTTCAAGAAAGAAACCTTAAAATCCTGTCTTTGAATTACCACCATAATAAAATCAAATTGGGGCATTTGAAAGGGAATCGCTTTTTTATGCGTTTTAAAAAAATGACCCCCCTAAACGCTCAAAAGACTGAGCAGGTTTTAGAACAAATCGCGCAGTTTGGCATGCCTAATTATTTTGGCTCGCAACGCTTTGGGAAGTTCAATGACAACCACCAAGAGGGTTTAAAAATCTTACAAAATCAAACGAAATTCGCCCATCAAAAATTAAACGCTTTTTTAATTTCAAGCTATCAAAGTTATTTGTTTAACGCGCTTTTAAGCAAACGATTAGAAATCAGTAAAATCATTAGCGATTTTAGCCTAAAAGAAAATTTAGAATTTTTTAAACAAAAAAATTTAAGCGTTGATTCAAACACTCTAAAAACCCTTAAAAACCAAGCCCACCCCTTTAAAATTTTAGAAGGCGATGTGATGTGCCATTACCCTTATGGGAAGTTTTTTGACGCTTTAGAATTAGAAAAAGAGGGCGAAAGGTTTTTGAAAAAAGAAGTTGCGCCTACGGGGTTACTAGATGGCAAAAAAGCTCTTTATGCAAAAAATTTGAGTTTAGAAATTGAAAAAGAATTCCAGCATAATCTTTTAAGTAGCCATGCTAAAACGCTAGGATCCAGGAGGTTTTTTTGGGTGTTTGCAGAAAATATAACTTCTCAATACATGAAAGAAAAAGCGCAATTTGAATTAGGATTTTACTTGCCTAAAGGGAGTTATGCGAGCGCGTTGCTCAAAGAAATCAAGCATGAGAAAGGAGAAAATAATGACGAATTTTGAAAAGATTATCGCGCAAAACAGGATCAAAACGAACGCGGTTTTAGCGACTTATTGCGCGATTTTTGCTTTTATCGGGTTGTTGGTGGATGTCATTAGAATCAACGCTAATGATTTAGGAACAGCTCTTTTTAAACTCATGACTTTTCAAATTTTTCCTACAATTACCATTATCATGTTTTTAGCGGCTTTTGTCATTATTGTTGTTTGTATCCAAAATTTTAGCTCTATCATGTTAAGCGGTGATGGATACAAACTTATTGACACAAGCAAGGTTTTAAGCTCTAAAGAAAATCAAATCCATCGCCTTTTGTTAGAGCTTTTAGAAGAGGCTAAGCTTCATTTTGAGCCTAAGCTTTATATCATTAACGCCCCTTACATGAACGCTTTTGCGAGCGGGTGGAATGAATCCAATTCTCTTATCGCTCTTACAAGCGCTTTAATAGAAAGGTTGGATAAAGATGAATTGAAAGCCGTGATCGCTCATGAGCTCAGCCATATCAGGCACAACGACATTCGCTTGACCATGTGCGTGGGGATTTTAAGCAATATCATGCTGTTAGTGGCTAATTTTAGCGTGTATTTTTTCATGGGGAATCGCAAGAATAGTGGGGCGAATTTAGCCCGAATGATTTTATTAGTCTTGCAGATCATCTTGCCTTTTTTAACGCTTATTTTGCAAATGTATTTGAGCCGCACACGAGAATACATGGCCGATAGCGGGGCGGCGTTTTTAATGCATGACAATAAGCCCATGATTAGAGCCTTACAAAAAATTTCTAACGACTATGCGAACAACGATTACAAGGGCATAGATCAGAACTCCACCCGATCGGCGGCTTATCTTTTTAACGCTGAAATGTTTAGCACCCACCCTAGCGTTAAAAATCGTATCCAATCCTTAAGAAAGCGTGTGATTTAAATGGAAAATTTTTTCAACCAATTTTTTGAAAACATCGGCGAAGATAAGAATAGAGAAGGTTTGAAAGAGACGCCTAAAAGGGTTCAAGAATTATGGAAATTCTTGTATAAAGGCTATAAAGAAGATCCTAAAGTGGCTTTAAAAAGCGCGTATTTTCAAGGCGTTTGCGATGAAATGATAGTGGCTCAAAACATTGAATTTTACTCCACTTGCGAACACCATTTGCTCCCTTTTTTGGGGAATATTAGCGTGGGATATATCCCTAAGGAAAAGATTGTAGGCATTAGCGCGATCGCTAAACTCATTGAAATTTATAGCAAACGCTTGCAAATCCAAGAAAGGCTGACCACTCAAATTGCAGAAACCTTTGATGAAATCATAGAGCCAAGGGGCGTGATCGTGGTTTGTGAAGCTAAGCATTTGTGCATGAGCATGCAAGGGGTGCAAAAGCAAAATGCGATCATTAAAACAAGCGTTCTAAAAGGCCTCTTTAAAAAAGACCCTAAAACCAGAGCTGAATTTATGCAACTCTTAAAATCTTAGGTTATAATTCCATGCATGAATAACCCTAATTTATCCTTTTATTATAATGAGTGCGAGCGTTTTGAAAGCTTTTTAAACCACCATCATTTACACCTTGAAAGCTTCCACCCTTATTTGGAAAAAGCCTTTTTTGAAATGGTGCTTAATGGGGGTAAGAGATTTCGCCCTAAGCTTTTTTTAGCCGTGCTTTGCGCGTTAGTGGGTCAAAAAGATTATTCTAACCAACAAACAGAATATTTTAAAATCGCTTTAAGCATTGAATGCTTACACACTTATTCGCTCATCCATGACGATTTACCATGCATGGATAATGCCGCTTTAAGGAGAAACCACCCCACTTTACACGCTAAATACGATGAAACCACAGCCGTTTTAGTCGGCGATGCGCTCAACACTTACTCTTTTGAATTGCTTTCAAACGCTTTACTAGAAAGCCATATCATTGTGGAATTAATCAAAATCTTAAGCGTTAATGGGGGGATTAAAGGCATGATCTTAGGGCAGGCTTTGGATTGCTATTTTGAAAACACGCCCTTAAATTTAGAGCAGCTCACTTTCTTACACGAGCATAAAACCGCTAAATTGATTAGCGCAAGCCTGATGATGGGGCTTGTTGCGAGCGGTATTAAAGATGAAGAGCTTTTTAAATGGCTTCAGGCTTTTGGGTTAAAAACGGGTCTTTGTTTTCAAGTGTTAGATGATATTATAGATGTTACGCAAGATGAAGAAGAAAGCGGTAAAACCACTCATTTAGACAGCACTAAAAACAGCTTTGTGAATTTATTGGGGCTAGAGAAAGCGAATGATTACGCTCAAACTTTAAAAACAGAGATTTTAAACGATTTAAACCTATTAAAACCCGCTTACCCTTTATTGCAAGAAAATTTAAACGCATTATTGAACACTCTATTTAAAGGCAAGACATGAAAAAAATTTTACTCACCAACGATGATGGCTACCATGCAAAAGGCATTAAAGCTTTAGAACAAGCTTTAGAAGAAATGGCAGAAATTTATGTGGTCGCCCCCAAGCATGAAAAAAGCGCATGCTCGCAATGCATCACCATCACTGCACCTTTAAGAGCGGAGAAAATTAAGGGTAAAGAAGGCCGGCATTATAGGATTGATGATGGCACGCCAAGCGATTGCGTGTATCTGGCTATTAATGAGCTTTTTAAACATGTTTGTTTTGATTTAGTGGTTTCAGGGATCAATCTTGGATCTAACATGGGCGAAGACACGATTTATTCGGGAACGGTGGCCGGAGCGATTGAAGGCACCATCCAAGGCGTGCCTTCCATTGCGATTTCTCAGATCCTTTCTAACAAAAACAAAAACACCCCCCTAAGTTTTGATCTAGCTCAAAAGATTATCCAGGATTTAGTCCAAAACATCTTCACAAACGGCTACCCTTTAAAAGGACGCAAACTCCTAAATGTGAATGTCCCTAATTGCTCCTTACAAGAATATAAGGGTGAACGCATCACCCCTAAGGGCTATAGGCTGTATAAAAAAGAAGTGCATAAACGCACAGACCCCAAGAATGAAAGCTATTTTTGGCTAGGGTTGCACCCTTTAGAATGGCAAAAGCGTGAAAATGAAGACAGACTCTCTGATTTTGACGCTATTGCTTCAAACCATGCCTCTATCACGCCTTTAAATTTAGACTTAACCAGTTATGATGATCTGAAAAGCTTGGAATCTTGGCATGAGGGAATGTTAAAGTGAGTAAAAATCACCGCTTGGCTTTTTTAGGGCTAATTGTTGGGGTGTTTTTTTTCTTTAATGCATGCCAACACCGCTTGCACATGGGGTATTATTCAGAAGTTACAGGGGATTATTTGTTCAACTATAATTCCACTATCGTGGTGGCTTATGACAGAAGCGATGCGATGACTTCTTATTATATCAATGTGATTGTTTATGAATTGCAAAAATTAGGCTTTTACAATGTCTTCACACAAGCGGAATTCCCACTAGATAAAGCCAAAAATGTAATCTATGCACGCATTGTCCGTAACATCTCAGCTGTGCCGTTCTACCAATACAATTACCAGCTGATCGATCAGGTCAATAAGCCTTGTTATTTTCTTGGGGGGCAGTTTTATTGCTCCCAAACCCCTACCGATTACTACGCTATCAATGGCTTTAGCGAGCAAATTTTAATGAGCGCTAATTCGCATTTTATTTTAGATTGGTATGATGTGGTGTTGCAAAAACGGGTTTTATATGTGGATGGGAGCGTGAGCGGGAGGACTTGCGGCTATCAGATGCTTTATAGGGATTTGATTAAAAGCACGATCAAGCGCATTGATTTTAACCGCCCTGAACGCTACTACTACAATTTAAGACTGCCCCTTTATCAGCCATGTTATAGAGAATGAAATGGTTATCAGGCGATTGTATAAATTTTGCGCTAGCCATGTGGTGCGCAATTGCTCTTCTTTAAAATGCGCTCAAAATATCCATGGGCATAATTATGAAGTGGAAGTCTTTATTGAAACCAACCGCTTGGATAATGCGAACATGGCATTAGATTTTGGGCTGATGCAGCAAGAAATGCAGGTTTTCATTGAGTCGTTTGATCATGCCCATCATTTTTGGGACAAAGAAAGCCTTGAGTTCCAGCGTTTTATAGAAAATCATTGCGTGCGTTACGTGAAATGCTCGTTTAATTTGAGCGCAGAGAGTTACGCCCTCATGTTTTTATACTACTTGACAAAAATTTTACAAAAAAGCGTTTTTTCTAATGATGAAGGGGAGTTAAAAGTTTCTAGCGTGCGCGTGCATGAGACTAAAAACGGCTACGCTGAAAGCTTTTTAAAAGATTTAGAAAACCCCCATTTTAAATCTTTAGTGCATGATCATTGCGTTTCTTTTTCGCAAGGCATTCAAAATTTGTGGCATGATAATGATTTTTTTAATAAAATCATTAGCGATGAAAAACAATGCTTTTTTCATGCTAAGCCCTTACACCAAATCCCATGAAACTCCCGGTCGTTGAGAGCTTTTTTTCCTTACAGGGTGAAGGAAAAAGGATAGGCAAGCCCAGTCTTTTTTTACGCTTAGGGGGGTGTAACCTTTCATGCAAGGGCTTTAATTGTAAAACCTTATTGAATGATGAAATTCTAACAGGTTGCGACAGCTTGTATGCGGTGCATCCTAAATTCAAAACATCTTGGGATTATTACAATGAGCCTAAACCCTTGATTGAACGATTAGAGGATTTAGCCCCTAATTATAAGGATTTTGATTTCATTCTTACAGGCGGGGAGCCAAGCTTGTATTTCAATAACCCTATTTTAATCAGCGTTTTAGAGCATTTTTATCGCCAAAAAATCCCTTTATGTGTAGAGAGTAATGGTTCTATTTTTTTTGAATTTAGCCCTATTTTAAAAGAATTGCATTTCACCCTGAGCGTCAAACTCTCTTTTTCTTTGGAGGAAGAAAGCAAGCGGATCAACCTCAAAGCCTTACAAAATATCTTAAATAACGCTAAAAGCGTGCATTTTAAATTTGTATTGGAGAGTCAAAACGCCGCTCAATCTATTACAGAAATCCAAAGCCTTTTGAAACAACTCTCCTTAAAAAATAATGAAATCTTTTTAATGCCCTTAGGCACAAATAACAACGAGCTAGACAAAAATCTAAAAACCCTAGCCCCCCTAGCCATAAAGCATGGTTTCAGGCTAAGCGATAGGCTTCATATCCGCTTGTGGGATAATCAAAAAGGGTTTTAAAAAGTTAATCATGACCATCAAAGTTTTTTCGCCCAAATACCCCACTGAATTAGAAGAATTTTATGCTAAGCGCATCGCTGACAACCCTTTAGGGTTTATCCAACGCTTGGATCTTTTGCCCAGTATTAGTGGGTTCGTTCAAAAACTGCGCGAGCATGGCGGGGAATTTTTTGGAATGAGAAAGGATAAAAAGCTCATCGGGATCTGCGGGCTTAATCGTATCAATGAAACAGAAGCAGAGCTGTGCAAATTCCACATGGATAGTGCTTATCAATCTCAAGGGTTGGGTCAAAAACTCTATGAGAGCGTGGAACGATACGCTTTTATTGAAGGCTATACTAAAATCTCTCTGCATGTGAGCAAAAGCCAAATCAAGGCATGCAACCTCTATCAAAAGCTGGGTTTTATGCCAATCAAAGAAGAAGATTGCATGGTGGAGTTGGGCGAAGAGATTTTGATTTTCCCTACTCTTTTTATGGAAAAGATTCTGTCTTAATTGGCGCATCCATTTGACACACGCCCAAGCGATAATTTCCCTATCAAACTTTGATTAACATAGCCTAATTAATGATAAATAAACTATAAAACAAACGCTTGTTGTTAAAATTTTGTTTTAATATGAAACACTAATCCCTTGTAAAAACTTTAATTTTCAAAAAATAAACAAACCATCCCCTTAAATTGTATAATAAAGACACTATAAACTAAAAAGAGATAACCATGAGAAAACTATTCATCCCACTTTTATTATTCAGCGCTTTAGAAGCGAATGAGAAAAATGGCTTTTTCATAGAAGCCGGGTTTGAAACTGGGCTATTAGAAGGCGTTCAAACGCAAGAAAAAAGACACACCACCACAAAAAACACTTACGCAACTTATAATTATTTACCCACAGACACGATTTTAAAAAGAGCGGCTAATTTGTTCACGGACGCTAAATCCATATCACAATTAAATTTTTCATCTTTATCTCCTGTTAAAGTGTTGTATATCGGTGGTAAATTAACTATAGAAAACTTCCTACCTTATAATTTAAGCAACGTGAAGCTTAGTTTTACAGACGCTCAAGGCAATGTAATCAATCTAGGCGTGATAGAGACTATCCCCAAACACTCTAAAATTGTTTTACCTGGGGAGGCATTTGATAGCCTAAAAGAGGCGTTTGATAAAATTGGTCCCTATACTTTCTTTCTTCCAAAATTTGAAGCCACTAGCACTTCTATTTCTGACGCTAACACGCAGAGGGTGTTTGAAACGCTCAATAACATTAAAACAAATCTTATAATGAAATATAGTAATGAAAATCCAAGCAATTTCAACACTTGTCCTTACAATAATAATGGTAATACAAAAAATGATTGTTGGCAACCTTTCACCCCACAAACCGCAGAAGAATTCACCAATTTGATGTTGAACATGATCGCTGTTTTAGACTCCCAATCTTGGGGCGATGCGATCTTAAACGCTCCTTTTGAATTCACTAACAGCTCAACAGATTGTGATAATGATCCTTCAAAATGCGTAAATCCCGGAGTAAATGGGCGTGTTGATACTAAAGTTGATCAACAATATATACTCAACAAACAAGGTATCATTAATAATTTTAGAAAAAAAATAGAAATTGATGCGGTTGTTTTAAAAAATTCAGGGGTTGTAGGGTTAGCCAATGGATATGGTAATGATGGTGAATATGGCACATTAGGAGTAGAAGCCTATGCCTTAGAACCCCAAAAACTCTTTGGTAATGACCTTAAGACTATCAATTTGGCTGATTTAAGGACCATTTTGCATGAATTCAGCCACACCAAAGGCTATGGACACAATGGGAACATGACCTATCAAAGAGTGCCAACCGGTCAAACTGAAAATGGCAAGCCAAAAGATTCTGATGGTCTCCCCTATAACGTGTGCTCTCGCTTCAATGGTTCAGGTCAACCCGCTTTCCCTAGCAACTACCCTAATTCCATCTACCACAATTGTGCGGATGTCCCGGCTGGGTTTTTAGGGGTAACAGCAGCGGTCTGGCAGCAGCTTATTAATCAAAACGCTTTACCGATCAACTACGCTAACTTGGGGAGTCAAACAAACTACAACCTAAACGCTAGTTTGAACACGCAAGATTTAGCCAATTCCATGCTCAGCACCATTCAAAAAACCTTTGTCACTTCTAGCGTTACTGACCACTATTTTTCAAGCGCTTCACAGAGTTTTAGAAGCCCTATTTTAGGGGTTAACGCTAAAATAGGCTATCAAAATTACTTTAATGATTTCATAGGATTGGCTTATTATGGCATTGTGAAATACAACTATTCTAAAGCCCTTAATCAAAAATTCCAGCAATTGAGCTATGGTGGGGGGATAGATTTGTTGTTGGATTTCATCACCACTTACTCCAATAAAAATAGCCCTACAGGCGTTCAAACGAGAAAGAATTTTTCTTCCTCTTTTGGTATCTTTGGGGGGTTAAGGGGCTTGTATAACAGCTATTATGTGTTGAACAAAGTCAAAGGGAGCGGTAATTTAGATGTGGCTACTGGGTTGAATTACCGCTATAAGCATTCTAAATATTCTGTAGGGATTAGCATCCCTTTAATCCAAAGAAAAGCTAGCGTCGTTTCTAGTGGTGGCGATTACACGAACTCTTTTGTTTTCAATGAAGGGGCTAGCCATTTTAAGGTGTTTTTCAATTACGGGTGGGTGTTTTAAAACGCTAAAATATTAAAAAACTCAATCAAGCGATAATCTCATTGTGATGCACGAAGTTAGGGTGTTTTAAATCACTCAAGCAGAAATTCCAATCGCTTTATCGGTTGGGTGCTTCACTGAGATTGCAGAGAGGAATTATAATATCCCCCACCCCCTTAAGAGTTTTACAACAAAGTGAAATCTAAAACGATAAGTTTAAAAATCTTTGAATGTTAAGAATTTCATCGCCACCAAAATCCACCGACGCTAAGCGTTAAACCCTTACAACAAATAGCGCTAAAACACCTTATTAAAACTTAAATAATAACGCTTTCTTTTTAGCTTTTTCTCTCTTTTTCCACGAAATTCCTCTATATTTTTAATTCTAGGGTCAATACGATTTTTTTAAATATGGTTTAATGAAAATCGGCTCAATCTTGGTTGAATCACTCAAAAGTTTGTGCTTCTTTCATGTTATGGGCGATTCGTGTTGGGGGTTAGATTGATTGTAAATTGGCGCCATTAAAAGCGATGTAATAAAGGCAATTAAAGAAACCACAAAAATATAAAAGCTTAAACCATAACTTTGCAAGCTTTCAGGCGCCACTATAGCTTTTGCGTTTAACCAGCTTGAAAGTTGAGGGGTAAAGCCAGCGGTTATAGCATAGGCTATGTTATAAGCGAAGGAAATCCCGCTAAAACGGATTTTGGCGCTAAACACATCGCTCATAAAAATGGGGCAAAAATTCATAATACCCGCGCAAAAGCAAGCTAAAAAGTATAAAACTATGGTATTGATTAAACTTGGCGCGTTAGAATAAAATTCTCTAAAGAATAAAAAGCCAAAAAAAGCAAAAGCCACGCTAAAAGCCATGCAAACTTTGTGTGGTTTGATTTTATCGGCTAAAAACCCGGTTAAAACAATAGAACTCACAATACCAACAAGTCCTAAAATTTGAAAATAGGTTTTTTCAAAAGGAGTGAAATTAAAATTGGGATGCATGAGAGTGAAATTGGGAACGAAAAGGATAAAAATCAAAATGCAAGCGGTTAAAACCCAAGTGATAAGCATGGAGATTAATATGCCAAAGCGAGAGTTTTTAAACACCTCTTTAAGCGGGAATTTAACTAAGGCGTTGTCCTGCTTCATTTGCTGAAAAACAGGAGTTTCCTCTAAAAAGCGCCTCAAATAAACAGAAATGATACCAAAAATCCCTCCAAGCCCAAAGGCAACCCTCCAAGCCCAATCTTCAACAACAGGCTTGTCAAAAACCATGTAAATCCCTATATAAACCAAACTCCCAAGCAAAATCCCAGAAACTACAGAAGCGCTTAAAAAACCGATATAAGTGTTTTTTTGGCCTTGCGGGGCATGCTCATGGACAAAAACCCAAGCGCCAGGCAATTCACCACCCACAGCAACGCCTTGACAGATCCTAACAAACACCAAAAAAACAGGAGCTATGTAACCAAGATAATGAGCGTTTTTTAGGCTAAGTCCCATGCTACCAACGCCAAAACCCACCAAATCATTAAAAGTTGGCATCAAAGCGAGCGCAAAGGTTGGGATTACCATCAATAAAATAGAGAGCATGAACATGTTTTTACGGCCGAATCTATCCCCAAAGTGGGCCATCACTATGCCGCCAAGCGGGCGCGCTAGATAGCCTGCAGCAAAGATACCATAAGTGTTGATTTCAGACCAAATAGGGCTAAGCGTGTTCGGGAAAAAGTGTTTGGCAATGATACTCGTAAAAAATACAAAGATGATAAAATCGTAAAATTCTAAAGTCCCGCCAAGCGAAGATAACCCTAAGGTTCTTACCTCTTTTTTGCCTAAATGTTTTATTGATTATCCTTTCACTAAGGCTATCGCCCTTTTAATTTTTCATTTTGAAACTAAGATTGATAAAATTAATATAGCTACCTTACACCTTAACGGCATTTTTAGATAGCAAGCAGTAAATGAAATTTATTATCGTTCAAAAAGTGAATCATTCTACCTTTTTTATCATTAAGCATGACTTAAACGAGTTTAAATTTTGTTTTACCCATTTTGTCAAAACGCTTTACCCGATTCTATCAGCCAAAAAAACACTCCTATGAAGACTTAGGCAATAACGCTTCTTTTAATCTTTTAATGATAGCTTCTTCTCTTTTTTCACGAAATTCTTTTATATTTTCCCATTCTAATTTTAGGGTAGGGTCAATATAATTTCTTTTTTTATACTCTTCTATGGCTTGCTCATTTTTATCCAACTAGCGCGAAAAACTCCGTCCTTTAGGGCGGAGATGTAAGCGTTTAGCCGTTAGGCTATTTGAACATTGTTTCACCTAGATCCATTCGCTTTTTAGAGCATTCTATTAAAAATCAAAGTTAGCTAATTTAATGCGGTGTTTCTTGATCTTATATGTATTGCTTAATCATCTCTAAAGGTGCACCCCCACAACTCCCAGCGAAATAACTAGGCGACCATAAATGCTTCCCCCATAAACAAGCTTCAACGCTTTTGAAATGGTGTTGCCTAGTCAAACGACTGCTCACGCCTTTTAAAGAATTGACTAACTTGCTCACGCTCACTTTTGGAGGGTAGTTGATAAGCAAATGCACATGATCGCTTTCCCCATCAAACTCCACCAATTCGCTCTCAAAGTCTTTACACACTTTAGCAAACACCGATCCTAAAAAATCTATCACTTCCTTGTTGAACGCTGAACGCCTGTATTTAGTAACAAACACCAAATGCACATGCATCAAAAAAACACAATGTCTTCCGTGTCTTGTGTCATCAATTTTTTTCATAGACCTATTTTAACTAAAAGATGTTAAAATACTTCTATGAAAGTCAATAAGGGTTTTAAATTCCGCTTGTATCCCACTAAAGAACAAGAAAGCAAACTGCAACATTGTTTTTTTGTCTATAACCAAGC contains:
- the surE gene encoding 5'/3'-nucleotidase SurE, which translates into the protein MKKILLTNDDGYHAKGIKALEQALEEMAEIYVVAPKHEKSACSQCITITAPLRAEKIKGKEGRHYRIDDGTPSDCVYLAINELFKHVCFDLVVSGINLGSNMGEDTIYSGTVAGAIEGTIQGVPSIAISQILSNKNKNTPLSFDLAQKIIQDLVQNIFTNGYPLKGRKLLNVNVPNCSLQEYKGERITPKGYRLYKKEVHKRTDPKNESYFWLGLHPLEWQKRENEDRLSDFDAIASNHASITPLNLDLTSYDDLKSLESWHEGMLK
- a CDS encoding 6-pyruvoyl trahydropterin synthase family protein; the protein is MVIRRLYKFCASHVVRNCSSLKCAQNIHGHNYEVEVFIETNRLDNANMALDFGLMQQEMQVFIESFDHAHHFWDKESLEFQRFIENHCVRYVKCSFNLSAESYALMFLYYLTKILQKSVFSNDEGELKVSSVRVHETKNGYAESFLKDLENPHFKSLVHDHCVSFSQGIQNLWHDNDFFNKIISDEKQCFFHAKPLHQIP
- a CDS encoding 7-carboxy-7-deazaguanine synthase QueE — encoded protein: MKLPVVESFFSLQGEGKRIGKPSLFLRLGGCNLSCKGFNCKTLLNDEILTGCDSLYAVHPKFKTSWDYYNEPKPLIERLEDLAPNYKDFDFILTGGEPSLYFNNPILISVLEHFYRQKIPLCVESNGSIFFEFSPILKELHFTLSVKLSFSLEEESKRINLKALQNILNNAKSVHFKFVLESQNAAQSITEIQSLLKQLSLKNNEIFLMPLGTNNNELDKNLKTLAPLAIKHGFRLSDRLHIRLWDNQKGF
- a CDS encoding GNAT family N-acetyltransferase: MTIKVFSPKYPTELEEFYAKRIADNPLGFIQRLDLLPSISGFVQKLREHGGEFFGMRKDKKLIGICGLNRINETEAELCKFHMDSAYQSQGLGQKLYESVERYAFIEGYTKISLHVSKSQIKACNLYQKLGFMPIKEEDCMVELGEEILIFPTLFMEKILS
- a CDS encoding MFS transporter, whose product is MKHLGKKEVRTLGLSSLGGTLEFYDFIIFVFFTSIIAKHFFPNTLSPIWSEINTYGIFAAGYLARPLGGIVMAHFGDRFGRKNMFMLSILLMVIPTFALALMPTFNDLVGFGVGSMGLSLKNAHYLGYIAPVFLVFVRICQGVAVGGELPGAWVFVHEHAPQGQKNTYIGFLSASVVSGILLGSLVYIGIYMVFDKPVVEDWAWRVAFGLGGIFGIISVYLRRFLEETPVFQQMKQDNALVKFPLKEVFKNSRFGILISMLITWVLTACILIFILFVPNFTLMHPNFNFTPFEKTYFQILGLVGIVSSIVLTGFLADKIKPHKVCMAFSVAFAFFGFLFFREFYSNAPSLINTIVLYFLACFCAGIMNFCPIFMSDVFSAKIRFSGISFAYNIAYAITAGFTPQLSSWLNAKAIVAPESLQSYGLSFYIFVVSLIAFITSLLMAPIYNQSNPQHESPIT
- the tnpA gene encoding IS200/IS605 family transposase, whose amino-acid sequence is MKKIDDTRHGRHCVFLMHVHLVFVTKYRRSAFNKEVIDFLGSVFAKVCKDFESELVEFDGESDHVHLLINYPPKVSVSKLVNSLKGVSSRLTRQHHFKSVEACLWGKHLWSPSYFAGSCGGAPLEMIKQYI